The Methanomethylovorans hollandica DSM 15978 genome includes a region encoding these proteins:
- a CDS encoding energy-coupling factor transporter transmembrane component T family protein, with protein MNKMFFSYIPGESFLHRLDPRTKIISVMLLSIVILRASDFQDIFVLSVVFLVFSLPAKLGIRHHLQSLRPMLFFFLFLFIVQSIFSGGESIFSMGMLGISYEGLWKAVLVTSRFILLVLFASLLISTTSPALLTLGIEKMLRPLPLSLVGVSSHDLAIMMSISMRFVPLLHMNLEQILQAQASRGMDLRRNLPKGVSSLAVPMVYSTLRMAEDMSLAMESRCYQGLYRTSMFELKMHKEDISSLFMVVAIVISFFFLHM; from the coding sequence ATGAATAAAATGTTCTTTTCCTACATCCCGGGAGAATCGTTTCTTCACAGGCTCGATCCCCGCACAAAAATTATATCAGTTATGCTGCTTAGCATTGTTATACTACGGGCATCCGATTTTCAGGACATCTTTGTGCTATCAGTTGTCTTTCTGGTGTTCTCTTTGCCTGCAAAGCTGGGTATCAGGCATCACCTTCAATCTCTTCGCCCTATGTTGTTCTTTTTCCTTTTCCTTTTCATAGTGCAGTCAATCTTCTCAGGAGGTGAGAGCATATTCTCCATGGGAATGCTAGGTATAAGTTATGAGGGACTCTGGAAAGCTGTGCTTGTTACTTCCCGATTTATCCTTCTTGTCCTCTTTGCATCATTACTTATTTCTACCACAAGCCCTGCACTTCTCACTCTGGGTATTGAAAAGATGCTGCGCCCACTACCTCTCTCCCTGGTAGGCGTATCATCACATGATCTTGCAATTATGATGTCCATTTCCATGCGTTTTGTACCTCTACTTCATATGAATCTGGAGCAAATATTACAGGCACAGGCCTCCAGGGGTATGGATCTGCGCCGCAATCTTCCCAAGGGCGTGTCTTCCCTGGCTGTACCCATGGTCTATAGCACATTGCGTATGGCCGAGGACATGTCACTGGCCATGGAAAGCCGATGTTACCAGGGATTATATAGGACGTCCATGTTCGAGCTGAAGATGCATAAAGAGGACATATCATCTCTTTTCATGGTAGTGGCTATTGTAATTTCGTTCTTCTTTCTTCATATGTAA
- the modB gene encoding molybdate ABC transporter permease subunit, translating to MLDQIWFPLSITLKISLVSSLIVAILGAVISYILARREFMGKWLVDVLVTLPMVLPPTVTGYMLVVLLGKNGILGNTLFDLTGITLLFTWQAAVIAAFVVSLPLMVKTTTAAIEAVDRELEYVAYTLGRSELETAFFITLPLAKKGILAGIVLSFARAVGEFGATLMVAGNIPGRTNTMAISIYSAFQGGNSELANTLVIILVLMSLISIAITTKLVNSWKI from the coding sequence ATGCTTGACCAGATATGGTTCCCCTTATCTATAACCCTTAAGATATCACTCGTATCCTCGCTCATAGTGGCAATACTGGGGGCCGTGATATCTTATATCCTTGCCAGAAGGGAATTCATGGGTAAATGGCTTGTAGATGTTTTAGTCACACTTCCCATGGTACTTCCACCCACGGTAACAGGTTACATGTTGGTCGTGCTTCTGGGAAAGAACGGGATCCTTGGAAATACCTTGTTCGATCTGACAGGTATCACATTGCTCTTCACCTGGCAGGCAGCAGTCATCGCTGCTTTTGTAGTATCCCTGCCCCTTATGGTCAAGACCACTACTGCAGCCATAGAGGCTGTGGACAGGGAGCTGGAATATGTGGCATATACACTGGGAAGGAGCGAGCTTGAAACTGCATTTTTTATTACACTACCTCTCGCCAAGAAAGGCATACTTGCCGGTATCGTGCTGAGCTTTGCAAGAGCAGTTGGGGAATTCGGTGCAACACTTATGGTTGCGGGAAATATCCCTGGCAGGACCAACACCATGGCCATCTCCATTTACAGTGCCTTCCAGGGCGGGAACAGTGAACTTGCGAACACGCTGGTGATAATACTCGTGCTGATGTCCCTGATATCCATAGCCATCACTACAAAACTGGTAAATAGCTGGAAGATCTGA
- the folP gene encoding dihydropteroate synthase: MFVDADICGLKVGDEHPVRIMGVLNLSQESFYRSSVVNIDSILEKAQAMVDSGATILDIGARSTWLLAKPVISREEELQRLVPALAILKDNVDALISVDTMFADIAEKALELGADMINDVSGFKADERMLDVLVESGCPAVVMATERIPGDPIGMNAIMDSLSGIIRQAHEKGMDTSKLVLDPAIGRWMPEKGPIYDFETMDQFERLKVFQKPLLAAISRKSCIDAVLHRPADERLYGTLAATAIVVHKGAHIIRTHDVPQTMDVVQVAAAMRSRQPVVKENGFEVSVLDIKNPEDAVRSMKEMGVTGTGAQIMKKKSISRVLKISNITTTEALIIKQEILARGGDAALERDAVSHETEGTDILIMGTILQLEKLAKKLECQARDLPVISRIIQDTLQLDDNVEYRYLREL; this comes from the coding sequence ATGTTCGTTGATGCAGATATCTGCGGCTTGAAAGTTGGTGATGAACATCCTGTAAGGATAATGGGAGTTCTAAACCTCAGCCAGGAGTCTTTTTACAGATCATCTGTGGTGAACATAGACTCCATACTGGAGAAGGCACAAGCAATGGTAGACAGCGGTGCCACTATCCTGGACATAGGAGCACGGTCCACGTGGCTGCTTGCAAAGCCTGTAATAAGCAGGGAAGAAGAACTGCAAAGGCTCGTCCCTGCGCTTGCTATTCTGAAAGATAACGTTGATGCACTTATTTCTGTAGATACGATGTTTGCTGACATCGCTGAAAAGGCCCTTGAACTGGGAGCCGACATGATCAATGATGTTTCCGGTTTCAAAGCCGATGAGAGAATGCTGGATGTCCTGGTGGAAAGCGGCTGTCCTGCAGTAGTCATGGCCACTGAGAGGATCCCCGGAGACCCAATAGGTATGAACGCTATAATGGACTCCCTGTCTGGTATCATCAGGCAGGCACATGAAAAAGGTATGGACACCAGCAAGCTCGTACTGGACCCTGCCATCGGTAGATGGATGCCGGAAAAAGGCCCTATATATGATTTTGAGACCATGGACCAGTTTGAAAGGCTGAAAGTGTTTCAAAAACCACTCCTTGCAGCGATATCGCGCAAATCCTGTATCGATGCGGTGCTGCACAGGCCGGCAGATGAAAGATTATATGGGACCCTGGCTGCCACTGCTATCGTGGTACACAAGGGAGCACATATCATAAGGACGCATGATGTACCCCAGACAATGGATGTGGTACAAGTTGCAGCAGCCATGCGCAGCAGGCAGCCTGTGGTAAAAGAGAATGGTTTTGAGGTCTCTGTGCTGGATATTAAAAATCCTGAAGATGCTGTTCGCAGCATGAAGGAGATGGGTGTCACCGGAACGGGAGCCCAGATCATGAAGAAAAAGTCCATTTCCCGGGTGCTGAAGATATCAAATATAACCACCACAGAAGCCCTTATTATTAAGCAGGAGATATTGGCAAGGGGAGGCGATGCAGCCCTTGAACGTGATGCAGTGTCCCATGAGACAGAGGGTACTGACATCCTGATCATGGGAACGATATTGCAGCTTGAGAAGCTTGCGAAAAAACTGGAATGCCAGGCCCGTGACCTGCCAGTTATTTCCAGGATAATCCAGGATACGCTGCAACTTGATGATAATGTGGAGTACCGTTATTTGAGGGAGCTATGA
- the modA gene encoding molybdate ABC transporter substrate-binding protein, translating into MDKKNQTLLTVAIAIVIITVLAAMFMGSNGEKQQDQRQTAQKTAITVSGSAVLTEAFTDMEKEFEADNSGIDLIMNFGNAGSLRMQIEGGAPIDVFAPGDVNQMDMLASKGLVYNDSRKEFAGSSLVIIVPKGNVLNITDMKDLARPEVKKIALSDTEASTVGRYAKQSLIEEGLWNSVQDKLLTGDTVKNSLFYVERGEADAGFVFMTDVSSAQPGTIEVASSVPVSTPIIYPIAVVSATQHPKESQLFIDFVTGEKGKSILGQYGFLIPQTG; encoded by the coding sequence ATGGATAAAAAGAACCAGACGTTACTTACAGTTGCCATAGCTATCGTTATTATCACAGTCCTTGCGGCTATGTTCATGGGCTCGAATGGTGAAAAGCAACAAGACCAGCGACAAACGGCACAAAAGACAGCGATTACCGTATCTGGCTCTGCAGTACTTACAGAAGCTTTCACAGATATGGAAAAAGAGTTTGAGGCTGACAATTCGGGAATAGACCTGATAATGAACTTCGGTAATGCAGGTTCTCTAAGGATGCAGATAGAAGGAGGTGCACCTATAGATGTGTTCGCTCCAGGAGATGTGAATCAAATGGACATGTTGGCATCAAAGGGATTAGTTTACAACGACTCACGAAAAGAATTTGCAGGTAGTTCCCTTGTGATAATAGTCCCAAAAGGAAACGTACTTAATATTACAGACATGAAAGACCTGGCTAGGCCTGAAGTGAAGAAGATAGCACTTAGTGATACAGAGGCTTCAACTGTAGGCAGATATGCAAAACAATCACTTATAGAAGAAGGACTATGGAACAGTGTGCAGGATAAGCTGTTGACAGGCGACACGGTAAAGAATTCACTCTTCTATGTGGAGAGAGGAGAAGCTGATGCTGGATTTGTATTCATGACCGATGTATCATCAGCACAGCCGGGCACAATTGAAGTGGCCTCTTCAGTCCCTGTAAGTACACCCATTATTTACCCCATAGCTGTAGTTTCAGCCACCCAGCACCCGAAAGAATCACAGCTGTTCATTGATTTCGTCACTGGAGAAAAAGGTAAATCCATACTGGGACAATATGGCTTCCTAATTCCTCAGACTGGATGA
- a CDS encoding ATP-binding cassette domain-containing protein, whose translation MPIIVEDVSFCYAINTQSESMVLDRVSLQIEDGEFLVIMGEIGSGKSTLIKHFNGLLQPFSGKVRVDGHNAASVQSRKLIGMLFQFPQQQLFGRTVFEDIAFGPSNFGTSGQELSLQVSRSLKLVGLDENMASRSPFSLSNGHMRLVAIAGILAASPKYIVLDEPFTGLDPKSRNEMLKVLEQAHATGVTVVIVTHNLDHVLPIATNLIFMEKGKVIFEGTPEAYFSSSPSKLPDIPQLMKELRKCGIGVGEGIFSVEAAFEEIMRIKRIETAYE comes from the coding sequence ATGCCGATCATTGTAGAGGATGTCAGTTTTTGCTATGCAATTAACACTCAGTCAGAGTCAATGGTGCTTGACAGGGTGAGTTTGCAAATAGAAGACGGAGAATTTCTGGTCATCATGGGTGAAATCGGTTCAGGAAAATCCACTCTTATAAAACACTTTAACGGTCTTTTACAGCCTTTTTCCGGAAAAGTGAGAGTAGATGGGCACAATGCCGCTTCGGTCCAGTCCAGGAAACTTATTGGTATGCTTTTCCAATTCCCACAGCAGCAGCTTTTCGGAAGGACCGTGTTTGAAGATATTGCTTTTGGCCCCTCTAACTTTGGGACATCCGGCCAAGAACTGAGCTTACAGGTAAGCAGGTCCTTGAAACTGGTAGGTCTGGACGAGAATATGGCTTCAAGGTCCCCTTTCAGTTTAAGTAACGGGCACATGCGATTAGTGGCCATTGCCGGTATCCTTGCTGCCAGTCCTAAATACATCGTTCTCGATGAACCCTTTACAGGGCTAGATCCAAAAAGCAGAAATGAAATGTTAAAGGTACTTGAGCAGGCACATGCCACTGGGGTCACTGTAGTGATAGTGACCCATAATTTAGATCATGTGCTACCCATAGCCACGAATTTGATCTTTATGGAAAAGGGTAAAGTGATCTTTGAAGGTACCCCTGAAGCATATTTCTCATCATCGCCTTCGAAACTCCCGGATATTCCACAGTTGATGAAGGAGTTGCGCAAATGTGGGATAGGAGTAGGTGAAGGCATATTCAGTGTAGAAGCAGCTTTTGAGGAAATAATGCGTATCAAAAGGATTGAGACAGCATATGAATAA
- a CDS encoding biotin transporter BioY, giving the protein MVYNNQSYKDKSHTDLKRMVFAALFASLTAVGAYVKIPLPFTPVPVTMQVFFVLLAGSMLGSRWGTISMVVYLLLGLAGFPVFAGGSSGMGVLFGPTGGYLAGFIFAAFGIGKLSEILSQHGLLKNILCMTLGLCIIYLLGAFRLMSVADLTFQQTIVAGVLPFIIGDLASLLLAALIATRYEV; this is encoded by the coding sequence ATGGTTTACAATAATCAGTCTTACAAAGACAAATCTCATACTGACCTGAAGAGGATGGTCTTTGCAGCCCTCTTCGCATCCCTCACAGCTGTAGGCGCATATGTGAAAATCCCTTTGCCCTTTACACCTGTTCCGGTTACGATGCAGGTATTCTTTGTATTGCTTGCAGGTTCCATGTTAGGTAGCCGATGGGGGACAATTAGCATGGTCGTGTACTTGTTGTTGGGTTTAGCAGGCTTTCCTGTATTTGCAGGGGGGTCTTCTGGCATGGGAGTGCTTTTTGGTCCTACTGGGGGCTATCTTGCAGGATTTATTTTTGCAGCATTTGGGATAGGTAAACTCTCTGAAATCCTTTCCCAGCATGGCCTATTGAAAAATATTCTATGCATGACCCTAGGACTATGTATCATTTATTTATTAGGGGCCTTCAGATTGATGTCTGTAGCAGATCTGACATTCCAGCAAACAATAGTTGCAGGAGTACTGCCGTTCATTATAGGAGATTTAGCCTCATTGCTGCTTGCTGCGCTCATAGCTACACGATACGAGGTATGA
- a CDS encoding helix-turn-helix transcriptional regulator: protein MQTKIKEFRARYDLTQEDLEKKVGVGRETIGFLEKGKYTPSLKLTYRIAKYLNPSIDELFIFDDTDL from the coding sequence ATGCAGACAAAGATCAAAGAGTTCAGAGCACGATATGATCTTACCCAGGAAGATCTGGAAAAAAAAGTAGGTGTGGGCAGAGAAACAATAGGTTTTCTGGAAAAAGGTAAATACACCCCGTCCCTGAAACTTACATACAGGATAGCAAAATATCTGAACCCCTCTATAGACGAGCTTTTTATATTCGATGATACTGACCTTTGA
- a CDS encoding methylenetetrahydrofolate reductase C-terminal domain-containing protein — MIISSSKPFNEILSELENIDKIFVIGCNVCAAKLHVGGEPEVLDMCEKLKTAGKDVVGWVLPTAACSIRSYEALVEKGPDIQKADAILVMACGSGTSMVSRLVDVPVYPSNNTDSLGGRSADQVLPQLCEMCGACNIQKFGGICPKANCPKGLLNGPCGGSMSGKCEAAPEKDCAWELIYRQLEKIGRLELLEKIIEPRSYS, encoded by the coding sequence ATGATCATCTCTTCTTCTAAGCCGTTTAATGAGATACTTTCTGAGCTGGAGAACATTGACAAAATTTTTGTGATCGGCTGCAATGTATGTGCTGCAAAGCTGCACGTGGGAGGGGAGCCTGAAGTGCTTGATATGTGTGAGAAACTGAAAACAGCCGGGAAAGATGTTGTCGGCTGGGTTCTGCCCACTGCAGCCTGTAGCATCCGGTCCTATGAAGCACTCGTGGAGAAAGGTCCGGATATACAGAAAGCTGATGCTATTCTTGTCATGGCATGTGGCAGCGGTACTTCAATGGTGTCCAGGCTCGTAGATGTACCGGTCTACCCATCCAATAATACTGATTCTCTGGGAGGACGATCTGCAGACCAGGTCCTTCCCCAGCTATGCGAGATGTGCGGTGCATGCAATATCCAAAAATTCGGCGGTATCTGTCCCAAAGCCAACTGCCCGAAAGGCTTGCTCAACGGTCCATGCGGAGGTTCAATGTCTGGAAAATGCGAGGCTGCTCCGGAAAAGGACTGTGCATGGGAACTCATTTACAGGCAACTTGAAAAAATTGGAAGACTGGAACTGCTGGAGAAGATCATTGAGCCAAGAAGTTACAGCTGA
- a CDS encoding TOBE domain-containing protein yields MRDMETRTKVWITEDGKPVMGEGKVALLKAIDEEGSLRKACSKVGVSYKHAWLVLNKMSERLGKDVVVTVRGGKAQGTFLTDAGRRLIKEYDMSKQLLNETMHDETLREDLGLHLSARNRIPAKVIEVEKGDVASRIKVSIEAAVLSSLITSEAVEKLDLKEGDEVFAVIKSTEVLIGKKAVTRE; encoded by the coding sequence ATGAGAGATATGGAAACAAGAACAAAAGTATGGATCACAGAAGACGGAAAACCCGTAATGGGGGAAGGCAAAGTTGCGCTCCTCAAAGCTATAGATGAAGAAGGATCTCTGCGCAAAGCCTGCAGCAAAGTAGGTGTTTCCTATAAGCATGCATGGCTTGTGCTCAATAAAATGAGCGAACGCCTGGGAAAAGATGTAGTAGTGACAGTTAGAGGAGGAAAAGCACAGGGCACCTTTCTCACTGATGCCGGCCGCAGACTAATAAAGGAATACGATATGAGCAAACAGCTGCTCAATGAAACCATGCATGATGAGACTTTAAGGGAAGACCTTGGCTTACACTTATCCGCACGTAACAGGATACCAGCAAAGGTCATAGAAGTAGAAAAAGGAGATGTAGCCTCCCGGATAAAAGTATCCATAGAAGCTGCAGTGCTCAGTTCACTTATTACCAGCGAGGCAGTGGAGAAATTAGACCTAAAGGAAGGAGATGAGGTCTTTGCAGTCATCAAATCCACAGAAGTGCTCATTGGCAAAAAAGCAGTGACCAGAGAGTGA
- a CDS encoding ATP-binding cassette domain-containing protein encodes MISIKALSYTYPDGTHALDSIDLELRRGEFVVLVGPNGSGKSTLSRHLNGLLKPTKGSLKVMGMDTKDPSNLRKIRQLVGMVFQDPNVQFFGSTLEEDIAFGLENLALPASQIRDLVSEALAVTGMENYRYASPGSLSGGQKQKAAIAGSLAMGSGFLVLDEVTSMLDPKSSTEVLNMLLSLKKQGIGLLYITHRPEEILAADRILVMDSGKIIADGLPLAVIQELGPDNGLFELPPLLHLALKLEDAGVLQPKDHSLSAKALAEEICRSL; translated from the coding sequence TTGATCTCTATTAAGGCTCTTTCATACACCTACCCCGATGGAACACATGCACTTGATTCCATCGACCTTGAACTACGAAGAGGCGAGTTCGTTGTCTTAGTGGGTCCTAATGGCAGTGGTAAGTCAACTCTGTCAAGGCATCTGAATGGCCTGTTAAAGCCCACTAAGGGTTCCTTGAAAGTAATGGGTATGGATACCAAAGATCCGTCCAACCTCCGCAAAATAAGGCAGCTTGTTGGCATGGTCTTTCAGGACCCTAATGTGCAGTTCTTTGGGAGTACACTGGAAGAGGATATTGCCTTTGGTTTGGAGAATCTGGCTCTGCCAGCTTCGCAGATAAGAGATCTGGTCTCCGAAGCATTAGCAGTTACTGGTATGGAAAATTACAGATATGCCTCTCCAGGTTCCTTGAGCGGAGGGCAGAAGCAGAAAGCAGCTATAGCAGGGTCACTTGCAATGGGTTCCGGATTTCTGGTGCTTGACGAAGTGACTTCTATGCTGGACCCAAAGTCATCTACGGAAGTACTCAATATGCTGCTTTCTCTCAAAAAACAAGGTATTGGACTGCTTTACATCACTCACAGGCCGGAAGAAATACTAGCAGCAGATCGTATTCTGGTGATGGATAGTGGCAAGATCATAGCAGATGGCTTGCCACTTGCCGTTATCCAGGAACTGGGGCCGGACAATGGTCTTTTTGAGCTTCCTCCTTTACTGCACCTGGCACTAAAACTTGAAGATGCTGGAGTTCTTCAACCGAAGGATCATTCATTATCTGCAAAAGCTCTGGCGGAGGAAATATGCCGATCATTGTAG
- a CDS encoding ABC transporter ATP-binding protein: MGIKVDFRKRFCKDNNRKKGKEPSFTVDINFEAGNELVVLFGQSGSGKTTTLRCIAGLEKPTGGKITVNGKVYFDCHKRIDLPPQQRSLGYVFQNYALFPHMDVKKNITYGLKGRTDQEKERRMREMLQLLHIEGLEDHYPSQLSGGQKQRVALARALAPGPDLLLLDEPFSALDMIVRMKLREKIKLIQKELNIPVLFITHNPIEAFTLADMVVVYHEGTVQQTGTPEEVFYYPNNRHVAELAGVTNIFDDAVFTDHIDHDRALFKAGELDLITRHVDLELDERVSWGIRPENIALANPEKDNTDIYENRFSGKVISIVNKGASKLIAVGPKNERRILISEVSNKVYEELNLCQGCSCIFSFASKDILIFV, from the coding sequence ATGGGGATCAAAGTTGACTTCAGAAAACGATTTTGCAAGGATAATAACAGGAAGAAAGGAAAGGAACCTTCTTTCACTGTAGATATCAACTTTGAAGCAGGTAACGAACTGGTAGTCCTTTTTGGCCAGTCAGGTTCTGGAAAGACCACAACCTTACGATGTATCGCAGGTCTGGAAAAACCCACTGGGGGAAAGATCACTGTGAACGGAAAAGTGTACTTCGACTGCCATAAGAGAATAGACCTGCCTCCACAACAACGTAGCCTTGGTTATGTGTTCCAGAACTACGCTCTTTTCCCTCACATGGATGTAAAGAAAAATATCACATACGGACTCAAGGGCAGGACAGACCAGGAAAAGGAAAGGAGAATGAGGGAAATGCTCCAGCTTTTACATATAGAAGGACTGGAGGATCACTATCCTTCACAGCTTTCAGGCGGACAGAAACAACGTGTAGCTTTAGCCCGTGCTCTGGCTCCCGGACCGGATCTATTGCTATTGGACGAGCCTTTTTCTGCACTGGATATGATAGTGCGTATGAAATTGCGGGAAAAGATAAAACTGATCCAGAAAGAACTGAACATACCCGTGCTTTTCATCACCCATAACCCTATAGAGGCTTTCACCCTTGCTGACATGGTTGTAGTGTACCATGAAGGGACAGTGCAGCAGACAGGAACTCCGGAAGAGGTATTTTACTATCCGAACAACAGGCATGTGGCAGAGCTTGCCGGTGTGACCAATATATTCGATGATGCTGTATTTACAGACCATATAGACCATGATAGAGCCTTGTTCAAGGCAGGGGAACTGGATTTAATTACCAGACACGTGGATCTTGAACTTGATGAAAGAGTATCATGGGGCATTCGTCCCGAAAATATCGCCCTTGCGAATCCTGAGAAGGACAATACAGACATCTATGAAAACCGCTTCAGCGGGAAAGTTATAAGCATCGTCAATAAAGGTGCTAGCAAGCTCATAGCAGTGGGACCTAAAAACGAAAGAAGGATACTGATCTCTGAAGTATCTAACAAAGTGTATGAAGAACTTAACCTTTGCCAGGGATGCAGCTGCATATTTTCATTTGCATCCAAAGACATACTGATCTTCGTCTGA